DNA sequence from the Alosa sapidissima isolate fAloSap1 chromosome 13, fAloSap1.pri, whole genome shotgun sequence genome:
GGTGTAGCTCAACAGGCATGGAAGCtttggttagtgtgtgtgtgtgtggatgttaataggttgggggggggggggtcaccgaGGTGCAGAGTTAGTGTTCAGGTGCAGAGttagcttcctctgaacctgcctCTCCGGAGGCCTGTAACACTTCCCGGAGGAGAgtgggtgaacagtctgtggttggggtgagaacagtctttgatgatgccgACGCCTTGCGTAAGCATTGCTCGCTGGATGGCctcaatggaggggagtgaggaaccggtgatgcagTTTTCCCCATCCTCTGCAATGCTTTCCGGTcagaggcagagcagttgcaTATACcacactgtgacacagttggtgaggatgctcttgatggtgcagcggtagaagttcatcaggatctgaggagacagttGGACCTTCTTGAGTCTCCTTAGGAAGAAGAGCCGCTGAGCTTTTTTGATTAGAgtaggtgttgagggtccaagagaggtcctcagagatgtggacacccagaaacttgaagctggtgacacgctCCACCTCAGGTAACACAATCCACCTCATGCATGTGCAACAGAGTAAAGAGGAAACTTGTCTCAAGACATGTTAAATCACATCTTGAGGGaataatacactgtaaaaaattgcTGTAATTTTACAGTAAAATCTTActggaaattactgtatatttAACTTTACAGTAAAATGATGTAATGTGCAATGCATTATGGGTTATCATACAGTTTACAGTCCAGCATTGCAAATTTACAATAAGACCAACGAGATTCCACAACATTTTCCCGTAATTTCCTGATTTGTCAGGCTTTGTTGGCTATATGAAAACGAATTGTAGGCCTAACCAGAATGTGTAGCCTATTTATGTATTGCTTTATTTTAATCATATTAAAACCACTATTTTGCCTGTTAATTTACCCCATGCATATTTAGcttcagttttttttctttgcagtGGTGTTTGGTGTAGGTGTAGCTTGTGACATATCAGGAGGAGGCTGGATGAAGAAATGGGTAGATCAGCCTAACGCAAACTGCATACAGGAAGCTCCAAAAGATATAGTGATGTTGTCTTTTTTAGTTTTGAATTGTAATACAAATGATttgtaatgcatttttgcattttaaaCTTCTGCTGATAATGAGTGAAAGAGTGCTTAGGGCTTTCTGCAATCAAATGCACTGCGCCGAGGTCGTCTTGACAACCTCATACATTGTTGCAAATTGAGCAGAAACCACAACCACTTTCCCACGGTAAGACTAACAGAAGACACTACGAACACGTTGTGGGTAGAAGAGGAAGACACTACAGCGGTTCACAAAGAGATGTATTAGTAAGTACATTTTCATGACCACAGCCATAAAAAACTTTTCAAACGTTTGCAGTAGTGGGCTATATCCTCGAAAACACAAAATCTGTTCAAATAAAGTGCCAGCTTGTAGGTTGAATGACGATAAATTCTAAATTCTTGATGGCGCTAAATTCTAGTTGTCTTTGCTGCTAGCTAGCATGGGAAAGCCACGCACTCATGgtatatgtaaaaaaaaaacaacaaatattaACATATTAGTAAAACTGTCAGCATTTCAGTGTTTTAAATCTTTAATTGCGGGTTTCGAACTGAAGCATTCGGTTGTTAGCCAAGGTTTGTGAAATGATAGGCTAGCTAGCACTTCTAACATATTAGGCTAGCATTACATATgatctaacgttaacgttagtgcctTTCTAACACAACCGTTTGTTTCTGTTATTTTGCAGATTAACGTTAAATGGTTCGGTTCATCCTGAAACAAGCCACAACCTTCCGTTCGTCCTGAAACAAGGTATGTTTCTTTGTAAGTTTTGTCAGCATGAGTTTAACAGCATACTGGGGTTTTGTAGACATACAAAGCAACATAAAAATACCCCAAACCAATCATTTACTTGTGGAGTTCCTGATTGTACACGGTCTTTCAGGAAATTTAGCGCTTGCAAGTCTCATATATACAGAGACCACAGGGACTATCATAGGATTACTAATGTTAGAGGTTTACAATTTAATTTATCAGACTCTATCACTTGCCACATTGAAGGTTGTCAGTCAGAGTTCCAAGACCTAAAAGGTCTCATTTCACATCTGAAGGGGCATATACAAGAGGGTAGAACAATTGGTTGTCCTTTTAGAGAATGTAGCAAAACATTCCATGTGAAATCCACATTTGCTTCTCATATATCTAGAACACATAAGAACACTTCAGCCGATCAACTTGTTACACTAGGGCCAGCCTTAGGTAGTGACCACACAGGTGAGACTAGTAGTCAGTCCTTTGACATTCACAATGATGGTGAAGAAAGCGAGTCAGGTGGGCAGCAGGATATATTTGATGTTGATGAAACACTCTACCTTAAAAATCTGGCACTGTTTTATTTGAAGCTTCAGGCTAAGCTGTTATTACCAGCTTCTGTAATTCAAACAATTTTTGAAGAATTCCAGGATGTTCATGATGTTGAACAATGCCATATGTTTGGAATATTAACTGAGAAGTTGACCTCGCTAGGCATGTCAGAAAGCACGATCAAACCAGTAATTGAAGAACTTAAAACAGAAAGTCTGCTAACACGCTTTAACTGCCTTTTCAAAACAGATCAACGGCGTAAGACCATCTTTAAAAACAGTTTCCAATATGTTGAACCATTACGAGTATATCTAGGTTTAACTGATGCAGGAAAAGTAGCCTATGCCCAATATGTTCCAATACAAGAAACACTTCTTGCTCTCTTTAAAAATGAGTCTATGAAGCAACAGTATGATGAAGTGCGTAATCGTGTGACTAATGGTGGTGTTATGCAGGACATTTGGGATGGAGAGGTTGTGTCCAAACACTTTTTATTCCAGTCTGACAGGTCATCTTTAGCTTTAATACTCTATCAAGATTCATTTGAGGTGGTGAATCCACTGGGATCAGGGAAAAAAAAGCACAAGGTGCTAGCTGTGTACCTAACCCTGGGTAATATTTCGCCATGGTACAGATCAAATATTGATCATATGCAGCTTGTTCTTTTGTGTAGAGAACAGGACTTCAAGACATTTGGACAGGAGTTAGTCTTCAGTCCTTTGATAAAGGATCTGAACAACTTGGAAGATAATGGCATTGTGAAAGATGGCAGTGTTCTTAGAGGTGGTCTGTGTGCCATAGCTGGAGACAATCTGGGCTCTCATAACATTGGAGGCTTTGTAGAAAATTTCAGTCGAAGTGAATATTTTTGTCGGTTCTGTGATATTAGCAGAAATGAATTTGAATCAAACCCTTTGTCAACTGCTACCTCCAGAACTGTTGAGAATTATCAAGAAACTCTGCAAAACTTTCAAAACAGAGAAAGAACTGACAAGAACAATGAAAAGGGTATCAAATATGATTCAATTTTTAATCAGCTTCAGTACTTTCATGTGTGTCTGCCTGGATTGCCGCCTTGCTTGGGTCATGATCTCTTTGAGGGTGTTGTTTCCTTTGATATGGCATTGTTGATTAATCAGTTAGTGGTTCAGGAAAAACATTTTACCCATTTAGAGTTAAACAGGGCAATTGATCACTTGCAGTTTCTTGGTAATGACGCTAATGATAAGCCACCAGAAATAAATTCAGGCAATGAAAAATTATCCGGACATGCTGTCCAGAACTGGTGCCTTTTAAGAGTGCTACCTTTGCTAGTGGGGAACAAATTACAGAGCCTGGCCGAGAGTAAGATATGGCATCTGGTTCTGCTCCTTCGAAAAATTGTTGCATACATATGTGCTCCTGCTATAACTGCAGATCAGGTGGCATATTTGCAAATTCTAATCGAAGagtacatttctgacagagctGAATCCTTTCCTCAGAAGCCCTTGAGACCAAAACACCACTACCTGTGCCATTATCCAGAGCTGATCTTGAAGTTTGGGCCACTAATACGTCTTTGGACCTTGAGGTTTGAGAGTAAACACACTTATTTTAAACAGTGTGCTCGAAAATTGCATAATTTCAAGAATTTGTGTTCCACCTTAGCAGAAAGGCATCAGCTTCTGCAAGCCTACTTGAGTGCAGGCAACATCTTTCCTCCTTTGATTCGCAATGACAAAGGAGATGAATTTCATTCGAATGATTACAACTCAGAAATTGTAACTGCAGTATCTCAATTCAATTTTTCTCCCAATAACACTTGTGCTACGAATGATGTCACCTTCAAAGGCACTAAGTACAGAAAGGGACTCCATGTGATCATTGGAAAGGAAGAGGATGTATTGCTTGTTGGGGAAATCAAACTGATTCTGATTCACACTCAGTCTGAAGTTTACTTTGTTGTAAAGAAATATCAGACACATCTGGAAGTTAATTTGGGTGTATATTCAGTGCATGACTTAGAACAGGGCTCCCACTTTGTTTGTCTTAGATATGAAGAACTGCTTGGTTATTATCCCTTGCCAGTCTATAAAGTGAATGATATGTCAGTGCTCATCCTTCACCACTCTTTCCCTTCTTTATAGAGCCATGACTCAAGAAATAAAGGAGGCAATCCTGCAGGTATTACCTACATTAGCAGAGGATACCCTGTCTTTGCTGCTGACCAGACTTAACAGCATTGGCGTGGACCGCAAGTCGGATTTGCAATATGTGAAGGAGGAGGATCTGTCAGAACATCTTCGACCTATAGAATCGCGAAAACTGCTAAACAAATGGAGCACCGATGGTATTGTACTTTGCTTTGTTCTTATATTAGGAAATCACTCATATCTTGTTTACTATTGTAAAAAGTTTATTTTCAGCTAGGCCATAAGATGTATAGTTACATCCCCTGAGTgtgacaagaaaagaaaaaaacatagttCATTTAATTTTGACACCACAGTCTCTTGTTGTGTTACAATGCACTGTACTTCAGCTTTGCCCAGAGCTCTGTGGAATTGCCACAGCACTGCATAGGGAGAAAAGTGATGACATAGGGGCAGTCTCAGAAGTTTTTAGTTGTTTGTTGAGGTTGTATGGGTTCCATATTGTACATATGAATGTGAAAGTTGAtttatgtctgtttttaaaatgcatatCTGACtttccagggcagctgaggtgtgctGAAAATTTACAAAGTGACAATTCACAATCAGACTCCACACGTAGTCCATGCAGACTGGattcatcctcctcatccttctcATCCAGCCCAACCAGCACAAATAGCAGCACCAGCACAGTCGACATAGACTCTTGGCCAGACTGTTTTAAAGTTCCTTGGGGCAAAATGCCTCATGCCATATCAATGGCTGTGCATTCACAAAAGCGCCCAGCTCCAAGAGACCGAAGAGAAATGGTCCGGATCATAGTAGATGAAATGAGGGTGATTGAAGCCAATCCTTCTAGATCTGATTGCTTTTCTGTTGCTAAGAAAATAGTTAGACAGTATCCCAAGAGCTTTGCCGATGTCTTGAAAGATGGCACTAAAATTGGAAGTGGATATGCTTCCCTTGTCAATCAGATTAAATCCAGGGTTGAACACCTGAATAGGGACAATGTTACAGCAAGACGCCGGAGAGGAAAAACACTGCCAAGCTCATCCACCACCAAGAGCACCAAAGGACCATCAGATCAATATGGGTGTATCAGTTGGCAGCCTGAGTGTCCTACTGGGGAAACTGAAGACAGCcttaaggggaaaaaagaacaaaTGCAAGAGATGTTTTCAAGAGAAGGTccagtggggggagagagaggatgtgtcgACCAGCTAATGCATGTTACATACTACCTGCAACGTAAGTCTATCAACGCAAGTCCACCTCACACAATTGCTGAGCTTAGAAAAGATTGGCCATATCTCTTCACTCAGAAAGGCCTCTACAGTCACTTTCAGCATCTTACAGACATACCCATCCTGGAAAAAATGGAGGGAGCAATTGCAGAAAAGGGAAAGATGATCCTCCAGTTTTATCGCCAAAAGCCAACAAACTCGGAGGTGAAGCAGGTCCTGTCCATGTTTGAGGCCAGTGGGTCTACCATAGTTGGACCTTGTGTTATCCTGTGCTTAATGGCACACTTCAAAGAGAACCCAGATGGACtactgttacaagttgatgtaagtatacaatatttcactatatctgtctatgtatgtgtctaGTTTGTCTATAATCAGTtgtgtaatgttttgttttgctattCTTCTGTTTCAGGAAACAGCCACTCCTGCAGACGTGGAGAGATTGCCTTTACCAGATGCTCCCAGATTAGTTATTCAAGGTAAGTGTTCCAATTTAGCTTTTTGGTAGTGGTAAAAAATTGAAAAGGGCAACATAAGAccataataaaacttaagaggAAATGTATTATGTATGATATTTGTCCTTTGCTGGGTGTTTAATGTGGCAGATGTCAATTTTGTTTGTAGTCTGCAGTCCGAAAAAGACCCATAAATGAATCGGTGTGCCCAAAcctttgactggtagtgtgtgtgtgtgtgtgtgtgtgtgtgtgtgtgtgtgattgtgtgtgtgtgtgaacatttctTATGTTCTTGGTTTCATTTCAGGGAACAAATTTGTTTCCAACAAATGGATGCTAACCATCGAAAAACAAGTGGTGATGACTCCACATTCAAGCTTCACTGCAGGCCTGGCCACTTTGTTTGCAACCTTATATACCTTCAATTTGGAGTACCAAGAGGAGGCTTCATGTGTCCTTGAATTCATCCAAAGGTATTATAATATGAAAAATATGATGACACAGCTTCTTGAGTGATAGCCTAGTGTTTGTTTTAAAGTCTTTTCTTAGAATTTTAATTAGGCCATGAGCTACGGGGCCTTACAATCACCCCCTCACCTCCCAAGGGAACCAACTTTTTTTTTGAAGGTCTGACCATGCTAAACATGAATTTGAATGTTAACATTGAACATTTTGGATTGAACTACCTGTTTCAGCCCCATGAATAGATTTACATTGAAAATCAATCTATTTTAATACATTGTTAATACATTAGAAGAACATCACTGTCCATGGCATAGAGGAAGGAGTGACATCTGTCTTTGCATGTTTAGTCACAAGATAGATATGTAAATAATAGAGACCAAAATGTATAAGCTTCTCACCAGAGTCACCAGGCAAATCAAGTAGAAAGACTATTTTGGTCTCTATTGTTTTGGGAAAAGCCAATTAAACCACTCGAActatacattttctgaaagcttatgCCCTCTACACGTGATGAAACATGCAAAGACAGATGTCACACCTTCCCCTATGTCAATGTCATGGACTGTCATGTTCCTATAATGCATTTCCAATGTAAATCTATTCATGGGGCTGAAACAGGTACTGCAACCGAAAATGTTCAATaataaaggagaattccggtgtgatattgacctaaagtgtgttgaaacatgataccaagtgtgaacgtatgtctcatagctcatctcggcttgtcccctgcactccgaaatcagGGGAcaagtgcaggggacaagccgagatgagctatgagacatacgttcagtcggtatcatgtttcaacacactttagtatcacaccagaattctcctttaacattcaAATTCATGTTCAGCATAGTAAGGCCCCGTAGCTTGCGGCCtacatgtgctgtgtatgtgagtaaATACCATCTGGATCTGGAGACTGCTCACCACTCCATCATTCATCTTTTAGTATATCTTATCTACTTGTCCAACCCTCTCAACAccactcttcccccctctctccccctcccccttttttTTGAAGGTGCTTTGTGGGAATCAACCCAGACACCGGCTCCAAGGCTTCAAGTGGAAAGAAAAAACGTCACACAATCAATGTAAAAGTCTGCACTCTTTTACGCAAGCTCATGGACTTTGACTGGCTTGGTTTTTAGGCACTCTCTCATTTTCTAAATGTTTTTTCCAGGCGTTTATTGCTTTTGGTAACATTCATCTTGTTTTAAAAATCCACTCATGGACTTTGACTGGCTTGGTTTTTAGGCACTCACAATGTTTTTCCAATGTTCAATTTTCAGATGTTTATTGCTTTTGCTAACATTCAGCATTCTTGTTTTAAAAATCCACATAATGTTTTGTCATTGTAAGTGACCAACCCCAGAATGTTTGTCCGGTTTGTGGTGTATTGGCTGCGCTAAAAGCCCTATTGGCGGCAGGAAAAACAATGAGAAAATTTGGTACAACATAGACCGAATTAGTGGCCCGCCAGATAAAGCTAGGACACTTTCCTTAAGTTTCACTCAAAGTGCCCCATCAGGTTAGCGTTAGCTACCGGGCCATTATTTCGGTCTATGTTGTCCCAAATAATAGTGAAATTATGCTGAGTGAGTTGAATGAATGGCATTCTTTTGCTACATTCAAAATAAAGTTGGAAGTTTAACTCTGAACCTTCTCAGTCATCATTATGGATTAGCCTAACTCCAAGGGATTAGTTTAGTTGAAAAGCATTTAATGAGAAACAAGATTAGGCATGTTAGCATTCATTTTACAGTACTTTTAGCATGCAGTTTTTTACAGTAACTTACAATAAAGTATTGTAAAGCAAATTTAGTCACAGGTTGTTGCTGTAAATAATAAACAGTATTATACATTATTTATTCAGTTAGATGCTGTAAAATAACGTCAATAAATCGCAACACAACTACAGTATTATACATTATTTATTCAGTTAAACACTGTAAAATAACGTCAATAAATCGCAACACAACTACAGTAAGgtactgtttttattttacagTAATGTATTGTAATTCAGTATTACTGGACATTACTGTAATTCTACAGGTATTAGCTGGCAACTTTATTGCCAGTAATTTACCGTAAATTTCACaaaattttttttacagtgtatgctttcagaaaatatatggctTAGGTGGTTGAATCAGTTTTCCCTAAATGGCACATGCAGCCCAAAAGGTATGAGCCATACACCCAATTTACCTATACTCAATGTATAATGCATGGGCAGCAAAGTCTTGAGGAGGGTGGGAAATGTCACAACCCCTGTAAATTCACTCatgagggtatatgctttcagattatatggtttaggtggCTTAAATCGTTTTTCCTTCATGGTACAGCCCAAAATGTATTAGCCATGTCATGTACTTGATATCCAATGTGTTATGCATGGGTGGCAAAGTAAGGAGGAGGGTGGGACATGTCAAAACCCATAAGATCTCCTCCTGagattatatgctttcagaaaatatatggtttggaTGGTTGAACCAATGTTTCCTCAATGGCGCAGACCCAAAGGTATCAGCCATATACCCGATTTACTCAAACCCTTATGAACGAGCAGCACAGTAAAGGGGAGGGTGAGAAATGGCAAAACCTATGTAAGATCACATCCTGAGGGTATATGATTTTGGAAAAAATATGGTTTGGGTGGTTGAATCAGTTTTCCCTAAATGGTacagcaaaaaaagccataTACTTTATTTATCTATAGGCCCCTCCCAATGTATAGGTGAAGGACCCCTTCATAATTGTAACAGTTTAGCATATTCCATCTGTATTCTCTGAAGTTGTGGCCAGGTTCACTATCCTGTTTGTTGACAGGTGTGGGCCCCGACTGGGCCCAGTTGTTTAAAGGTAATTTGATCgaatttcggctatcggattggatcaaatcttgaaaaatGGGTTGCTCAAAGGTAAAAAAAGGATCCTGAAATCGTATTGGATCATGCAATCTAATCTTGGTTTTGATCTAATAAAACCTTcattttgtgttgttcaaaacattTGAGTTGAATTTggataaatttgatccaaaaaaTCAGCATTACCCTGATCCCAACAGAATGGTGGATTCATTGAGGATTTCAGGCacaaaatgtaataaaacaTTGAAGATGGTCAAATAATATAGCATTTATCATGTATTTGCACTTGATTTATTTAAATGTTACAGTAAGAGACAAAGTAtgattatttgtatttatttgtcgtAGGTGTTAAAAAGAAACTGGATATATTAGATAACTggaaaatattagtgcattcctggatctacatccttatgcatgcttcctgccaggacttttacaggcttttcccaaTTCACGGAAGAAACGttgacgcagcggtatagtagcagataatcaggcaagtcttatttaaataaactcctggtgcacttacaaactttctaatgcctcgttattggactaaaggtcatagttgtactgcagaagtttcgtaccattcagggcattattagtggggtaatttacgagataaaagttggttccatcacgactgcagaacgtcattagtttctgacagcgctactcgaccaggattcgaccaagggaaaaaaggttctgggagggtgtttggctctgggtcatggtgcaaaggaccctagggtgaaattattccgaaccatcgctttaatctAAATTTGGCTTGGTCAATATGGcatccactagatggcagtagcAGTATGTCTGTAAACTTCTGCAGGTTAGAGAAATTGTGTTTTTATGATCCTGCATCAGCTTGATCATAGCCTGGATGCCAGTCAAACTTCGCTACAATTAGTGTTCAAATCAAACATCAGTCTTGTGAATAGGAGTCATTCTCACATCTTATAGTCTCCTGCTTAACTTccatgtttggttttgtttcatTTAGCTGTCTTCCATTAAAAACAAAGTCTAGCCTATATTTacaataggcctatgtcaataaaatatagcctggtAAAGTACCAGCCCTGCTTCATGATGATGTGAAAGATTATGAAACCACTCCAACAcatatatactgctcaaaaaaattaagggaacacttcaatcatacactggattggtactctgacactgtttggttctgagcacaagtaaaacttttaaggctgtgttttattttgcaagaactgtcagacattctgtgaatgtagtttgagaatggagaaaagggtggaaggtttcaaaaaatgtgttttaacaattgtggaaaactgtgtAGAGTggagtgttcccttaatttttttgagcagtgtattttCTAAATAATAATTGTATATATTCTTTTCTCTTTAGTTTAGATTCCTCTTTAGATCTGTGAAGCCATCTAGCAAGCAGTCATTTCTACCATCTTATGACAAATCTGGAAGTAATTGGACAACAAAAAAGAGTTTATATTGaaaccttttttatttgtttattgtatttGGTGCTTTTTCATGAAGTGTGAAATGGACGAACCAGCAAGAAATCCCAGAGAGCGGACACCTGGCACGAATCAGGGCCAGACCcaggccagatcagagccagatgaaGGCCAGACCCAGGCCAGACGAAGgtcagatcagagccagattcGTTCCAGAGATGGCGGCTATCTGAGAGAATATAAAACCCTTTGCACTGCACATTCTGACATCCAGCAGGTGGGTCATGCACAATGCTCAGTTCTGAATAACGGTGAAGAAGGTGGACCGGTGACAACCTTCAGTCGacttacaaaaataaaaatattataTACAAAAAAGTGTCAACATTTGACATATTGCAATACGCCCCCCGCCCAGGTCCCCCGCAAGGAAACTACTGACATGGATTCTTCTTCGCCATTTGTGATATAATGGAGTGCTGATTAATGACATGTTGCCCGACTCAACACACCTACAATGTCTTCCTCTTTAATTGCTCTGTACACATttgtatatacacacaaatatacac
Encoded proteins:
- the LOC121680195 gene encoding uncharacterized protein LOC121680195 isoform X2; its protein translation is MTQEIKEAILQVLPTLAEDTLSLLLTRLNSIGVDRKSDLQYVKEEDLSEHLRPIESRKLLNKWSTDGQLRCAENLQSDNSQSDSTRSPCRLDSSSSSFSSSPTSTNSSTSTVDIDSWPDCFKVPWGKMPHAISMAVHSQKRPAPRDRREMVRIIVDEMRVIEANPSRSDCFSVAKKIVRQYPKSFADVLKDGTKIGSGYASLVNQIKSRVEHLNRDNVTARRRRGKTLPSSSTTKSTKGPSDQYGCISWQPECPTGETEDSLKGKKEQMQEMFSREGPVGGERGCVDQLMHVTYYLQRKSINASPPHTIAELRKDWPYLFTQKGLYSHFQHLTDIPILEKMEGAIAEKGKMILQFYRQKPTNSEVKQVLSMFEASGSTIVGPCVILCLMAHFKENPDGLLLQVDETATPADVERLPLPDAPRLVIQGNKFVSNKWMLTIEKQVVMTPHSSFTAGLATLFATLYTFNLEYQEEASCVLEFIQRCFVGINPDTGSKASSGKKKRHTINVKVCTLLRKLMDFDWLGF
- the LOC121680195 gene encoding uncharacterized protein LOC121680195 isoform X1, with the protein product MFGILTEKLTSLGMSESTIKPVIEELKTESLLTRFNCLFKTDQRRKTIFKNSFQYVEPLRVYLGLTDAGKVAYAQYVPIQETLLALFKNESMKQQYDEVRNRVTNGGVMQDIWDGEVVSKHFLFQSDRSSLALILYQDSFEVVNPLGSGKKKHKVLAVYLTLGNISPWYRSNIDHMQLVLLCREQDFKTFGQELVFSPLIKDLNNLEDNGIVKDGSVLRGGLCAIAGDNLGSHNIGGFVENFSRSEYFCRFCDISRNEFESNPLSTATSRTVENYQETLQNFQNRERTDKNNEKGIKYDSIFNQLQYFHVCLPGLPPCLGHDLFEGVVSFDMALLINQLVVQEKHFTHLELNRAIDHLQFLGNDANDKPPEINSGNEKLSGHAVQNWCLLRVLPLLVGNKLQSLAESKIWHLVLLLRKIVAYICAPAITADQVAYLQILIEEYISDRAESFPQKPLRPKHHYLCHYPELILKFGPLIRLWTLRAMTQEIKEAILQVLPTLAEDTLSLLLTRLNSIGVDRKSDLQYVKEEDLSEHLRPIESRKLLNKWSTDGQLRCAENLQSDNSQSDSTRSPCRLDSSSSSFSSSPTSTNSSTSTVDIDSWPDCFKVPWGKMPHAISMAVHSQKRPAPRDRREMVRIIVDEMRVIEANPSRSDCFSVAKKIVRQYPKSFADVLKDGTKIGSGYASLVNQIKSRVEHLNRDNVTARRRRGKTLPSSSTTKSTKGPSDQYGCISWQPECPTGETEDSLKGKKEQMQEMFSREGPVGGERGCVDQLMHVTYYLQRKSINASPPHTIAELRKDWPYLFTQKGLYSHFQHLTDIPILEKMEGAIAEKGKMILQFYRQKPTNSEVKQVLSMFEASGSTIVGPCVILCLMAHFKENPDGLLLQVDETATPADVERLPLPDAPRLVIQGNKFVSNKWMLTIEKQVVMTPHSSFTAGLATLFATLYTFNLEYQEEASCVLEFIQRCFVGINPDTGSKASSGKKKRHTINVKVCTLLRKLMDFDWLGF